DNA from Helicoverpa zea isolate HzStark_Cry1AcR chromosome 5, ilHelZeax1.1, whole genome shotgun sequence:
GTACAGCCAGTACCTGTCTGACTTGAGAATATTAGTCAGCAGTCCAGCGAGCAATTACTGGGCGTTAACGAGCGTTTGATTGCGTCCTAATGTCGCCGCATCCGACTACAACCCTACTTTGTTCGTGTCACCAAGACGCGAATTTAGAACTTGCTAAGTTACTACATTTTCTTGTTAATTGTTGATAATTATTATAGTTTGCTGTGGAGGTTAAGTTAAGAACGAGTCGAGCGAGCAATGGTTCGCGTGGTTGGTCTGTAAATGGATGGCTATCTATGTCATAACGAGTGCTTCATGAGACCGAGTGAAAACATGATGTTACCCATATTTAAACTTCATCATTGGCCTACCAAGCTACTGTTAACCACACCCTCAATATTTAAATGACGAAACTCAACATCGTTTCTTAATCAAAACAAACTACCATCAAAAAGTATGTTAATCACCTCCCAACTACGGAGTACCGTGCGAAACTCATCACGTATAGGTAACGAACGCATGGCCCCGCGTATAAACAACATGAATATTTTAGGGAGTGTATCAAAGTGGCCGATAAACGTCGGGATCCAATATCGGGCCCAAACAAAGGCTTACAAGAGTTTAGGGTACGCCCAGTGCACTGCATATTCAACGGGGCCAGAGTCAACACGTTAGCGCGGGAGCTCGACTGATGGTCAGTGGATGGCATTTTGCCTTTGATAGTTTTTAGGTATAGGTAAGTATGTTTTAAGCCTAAGATTACTacataatgtttataataattcattaaaaaaggGTATTTTTACATGgcgaaactgtttttttttttgtcatttccgAGAAATATGATGGTGATAAAATATGAGATGTATgtatcaataaattaaataaatgtacacATTACTTACACGTACTCCAAAATAGATTACACCCGCGATTCCATCTCAGGTCCCACACCCGGAAAAGAAATAACTTATCTCTGACTCGGGGGAACCACCATGGTTAAgccgttttagcgtgaaagcgtaacaaacaaactcacttttgcttaaataatatttgtaagaatAAGGACCAAAAGTTCTTAGTTCTTTTCtgtaataacaatttttttcacatattatTCGTGTGTGTGTGACTTAAATTATATTCACGAAGTATTTATCTGTCACCACATAAGTTACAAAGCTACATTATGCACAAACTTAGAATAGAAGAACGAACTATGTCGGCGGCTTCTTATCCGTAAGTTGGCGGAGTAAGTGAAATTAATGATCTTTGTAAATAGCGGAGTCGTAACAGACTGATACTTAGTTCTGCGGTCGAACAGCTGGCTTGCTTAACTTAACTTTTCTGTCTAACTGGAACTGGCTATAAACGTTATTTACTGTTGAATTTtagtatttatgtttttgaattttgaaatataGGTTCAACTTATTTTAATGTACTTCTTTATGACTCAAAGGActagttaaaatattatgtctgtattaatttattaattgataCAAGGATTTATTGGCATATAAAAGAGCCGTCATGATTAATTGATAACGTTCACATGATTCCTttcgaaacattttttgttcctcttcctttttcttttaattttatactatAGCTGAAAATACTGGAGATTTCCCTTTGCAAAATTCTCTTTTTCCGATTTTTATACGTTGAAAACATAAAGTTTATTCCCCAGCTCCCGGCCTACACACACGCATCGCTGCTCCGTGACCAATATGTGAGCGTAGTCCCATATACCTTGCATTTGCATACTTTACACGCACTCATTAAACGCTgccatattgttatttattggaATTTTAATCAGCCAACTCATTAATAACGTTTTATCTGGGAAATATCCTGCATTATTGATGAATCACGTGCAATgcgtacctaattaaaaaaaaaactttttaattttatgaattctTTTAATAGTACTGTTTAATTAACTTTATGTTGAAGCAAACAATTTTACACCTTATTACGCATTACTGTTCATAaaggatataaaaatatttccacaTTCAGTATCCATCTTGCCGATGCCATCGCCCTCAAGCTGTACAATATCATACAAAGATCTGCACGAGGTAGTTGAGTCCGACTCCTTTCTCGCTCTTAAAGCGCACGTTGACGAAGGAAGAACCGACGCCTCCCGCGGTCACCGCGGGCTTGGTGTTCGACTTGTCGATGTCGATCGCTGAGATGGCCTGGAATTACGATTAATGAGGTGTGATTATAATAGTTTTTTCTTCTCTCAACAGATAAAGCATAAGATTGTTGAGCGTTCTTTGTTCAATAATGTAATGTTCCATTTGTCACGAAAATATCTTCCTAAAAATAGATAATGCATTGATGACATAATCAATGGGAAAAAGTTTTAAAGAGAGAGAGGCTatgatatctatttatttttaagtgtagGTAGATAACGGGCTTATTTACTACATTATTttcactatatattttttgtgttgattATATTATTCGAAGCAATAAATAAGACCTGATTTAACTGGACAATAAAAtcagaaacaaaatacataagatttaaaaaaaatactcacctTAATAATCTTAGTGTTATTCGAATTATAGAACACGTTCTTAGTCCTTGTCTTGAGAGGAACAGATCCTAGCTTGACAGTCTCCTGGTAACCCAACTGAGCATTGGCACTAGACCCCAATAGAAGGTCATCAGTCTTATAAAGCGCGACACACAACACCAAAAGTACCAAAACATGTGAAATTACCGACATTTTGgaaattttcaaaaacaacTTGTTTAAACAAAGGTTTAATCCGACTATGTTGATCAAGATTTTTTCTGAAgaatttatatttcttgttcTATTGCACAATTGAGATAAAATGATACCGGAGATAAGCTTGTGAATCATTTTATCAGACAGATAGGTTGCATCTTATCGATCTCAGTTAGATTAAGGAAGAGTTGACATTGTGGCATGGAATGTATGTACTTTAATCTCTTTGTTATTATATGAAGTTATGAGTTGTTTCTTTTGACTGAATTTTAAACCGAAATAGAGGTTTTTAAAGCGCGGTTTATACTTGTGAATTTATCCTGGAGTTCGTATTGCACTATTTAATTGGCGTAACATAttcttctttataaaaataagtaacagctatataaaaaatatgattaaatatgtaaattatgcAGTACTTGTATTTGCTATTATTATGATGAAAATCTTTGATTTAGTCCGCTGAAGTCTGAGTATTTCAAAAACAGGATTTCCTTATCTCTGCGGTgttaaggttatggcacattatagcggcaccgcaacagcatggctccacaccagcatttaaggtgtcattcaatttagagcattaaatcgtgtatattataagatatttcgtaatgtcaatataaaaaagccaacggcgagcagtcagcgtgcttgccgcctccacacaactcgactcgccgcccgcgcgctgcaagcgagcggtcctcatgcgtacagcgcgccgacggcgtgctaattgcgcgccgactccgagccggcagcgaaacaacgtcattgcgtcgtgttcaatcataatatcaatcataatcgtcttaaaataatattgagtttgcggtgacagcaagcttacacctcgcggccggcgcgcggccggcgcgcggccggcgcgccaacGGAGCGccaacggcgcgccgacggcgagcggacagcgcgtggttagcgcgctgacagctagccgtagtcttaattcgaggcgacgccgtgctgctgccgtgctgttgccgtgctgctacaatgtgccacaagctttatctTACAGACTTGTCAGTCGTTGTTTGTATTCATCATCAGTGTTATTCCAGTGGGATTACCCGACATTGtattattgacattaaaatgTCCCATGAGTTCAGTGACTTTTTATAGCAATTGTGTAATGAAAAAAACAACATCGCTTATTTAATTCAGACAGCAAACTATTAATTGTCGTTTAGTTTCAAAGCACactaaaaaccaaaaataacaaGTATATTTAAAAGCTCAATTTATGACGTACTAAATAACCTCTAAAGCTAGTTTTGGAGCGTAAAATATCACTTAGCAGTTGGAACATGTGAAAGTGATTCAACGTACCCAATCCGTCGGCTTCTACGGCTTTATCAAAACTTGGACACATTAGTACCAGATGCGGCGATGTGGAACGACttcaacttattttttatccCGTTCGCATTTGAGGGTTATGATGCCATCTATTACTGGTCGCCCCTTATTCGTCAGCTGACTTTCGAaaggttttctttttttgtgcTAATTGATTGAAGGGTTGTCGTAGGTTCTAGTTTAAAGTAAGTGCTAAAAAATGTTGAATCTACAGATTTTTGAAGCATTTAAAAAAGAGTAGGTAATTTTGAAAaactctaaaataaaaattaggtaAATTCATCAGGACTGTAATTTGTTGGTGTcgaatatacaaggtgttgatttgcatttgtgccatagttcaggaggaggacatacaatacgtaaataatcgattggaattacagtagatgggaaataactaatatgcactgctttttttgtcattgtaatgtcgtggtattttcgaagtaatccaattttatgaatcaaatttatgagtgatcgttgcgtatgctttgtgtttgcgtttgtgtgagggtgcagcacggttttaacgccagtaacatacgcgacaagtttaaataaggctagatgacatttacggaattccgaaaaaaaattaaagaaaaaaaattacgtaccaatttttttattgatttgggtcgagaatcattagcataattacgtccttgaatatggcacggatgcaaatcaacagcttgtactTACTGTACGAAGATCATCCCTCTGCCCTTATGTAGTTTTATGTATTTGCGGTcggcagcatgttttcttcttccatatttTCCTTATTGACCAGACTTAGTAATAGGAGAGATAATAATTCTAGAAAAAATGCGTCACTACCACTTAAAAAGCCTCGAGATAAATGTGTATTTGGGTATTTTATTATCATGTATTATTTATCTCCACAAGTATTTCCTCTTCTTTTGCGTACGCGTGTACTAGAATTATTTTCAttaggaatatattttttccactaaactttaaaaaaagatttacaTTACAGTTTTCCATTAGGATAGACATACAAACCCACGCTTATCTTTTATGTGTAGGCAGCACAACTAGCAAAACAATTAACATTTGAAGTTTAAATGATACCATTTCAAAATGTCACAGAGCCAACTAACAGTATTTGTACAAAGtcaatataagtaaataaaaaaagatttctaTCAAAGTTGTAGGTAGCAGTCACGCGATAGTTCGCCATTGTTCCGAGTCGCGCGATTGGTTCCGTATCGCGCTATTGGTTCGACAAAACAATGACAAATAGAACTTTGTGTTATTACCGTTTATTTATGGCGTTGTGAACCGTTCCGATGTATGCCTGATAAGCTATTGTGAAGTTCATGGTGACATGTCATTGTGGAATATTGAATATTGTGATTGTTATGTAGCCTTTATGAGCTTAATTAGAATCAAGTTGAGAATATATGTAAAAAATGCTTTTTGGACGCCATTGTTTTCTCATTTGACATAGTCTTGAATTCGATAACAGTGATTCAATATGCTATTAATAGCCAATATTTGAAAACAACCTAGAATTAATTGTGGAAAAGTTTCCAGACATACTTATAAATAGCTAATTTCCATAAAGTACTTAGCCAAATAATCTCAAATGTAACATTTCAATACCACAGGCATATTCAAATAGTAACGCGTAGTTACGTACAGCGGGCAACGCAGCTTGgtcattacttttattttacgacGTGATAACACCGCACACTTGTTTGTTACACAACTTTTGGGGACGGGTGTACGCTTTAAGCCGTACTGTGGGGAAATTAAGTTTCATGGTTTATTTGTAGGTTCGCCTGTTTTACAGGAgtgtttattgtaaatattaaatggttaggtaaaatatgtataatttctAAAACAtgaataacaattattttattagcaacTTTTAGTAGTTTGGGTGTGGTTGTTACCAGTGATAGAAAAAAGTAGCCAACTCACGTGAGACAGCATATAATATCCAATACACCAAGTAGAAGGCACAGTAAGGAAGTTAGATTAGCACAAACACAATCGTCATAAAAGTACAAGGAAtgcgtgttaaaaatataaatcatttatttgctaaTCAATTAAACGGTTGATTAAGCGTTTTCGAGATTTGGGCGACAGGCGTGCGCTCTGCGTCGAGGTCGGATCCTGACTGGCATAGCTGACTGGTGTCCTTTGTACGGCAACTACATGCGCTCGCGCATCTAGTGCTGAGGTCAAGGTCGATAAAATGATAGATAGTATGCATGTTAGTGTAGTGATTTGGTTTATGTAAATAGACAATgatatatgtgtatatataaATTGTAAGTATCTTTGTTTGTGtagtttttttaggtatatgtaaataaattaaatattttgtgaagtaAGCTACAAACTCGGTGGATATGTTAGAAAAATATCCTACATACTTATGGTTTCACATAGTATATTTTTTCCAGTTCTATATAAAAACATCCTTTCAGCACAGCCAGTAAAAGTTCTCATACAATATtcaaatagaattttatttttccctTTATCTTACCTAAAAGCGTGATCCGAACATTACCTCAAAACAGTTGTTACAAAGTACGTACATAAGGAAACTGAAATGGGCCGCCGAAGAATTATGCCGTTATCATATAAATAAGGATCTAAAGCCTTCTTCAGGAGTGGAGTGGACACAGCTCACCGCATTATTTACCtgcaatttgttttgtttttattacctcTGAAAACCTCTGAAAATCCTTTTATAACAGCAGTTTAAGCTGCGCAGTcgaatttattgttttgaaaaaatatatgatgGATTACAGGATAACAAGTACAAAAGCAATCATTTATTAGTATAGAACCGTAATATTTTCTTAGAATTGGCTCGACCAAGAGTGGCTTGTCAACTGGTCAACTCATGATAAAGTGAACACTTTCATGCTCGCATGTAAGCCAACTTAAAATGATAATAACACAATTTATTCACAGCTTAAAATATACACACCCCAACAAAACCTCAACATACCTAGTCCttcaataatttcataaaaGAAAACCACCCTAATATTAATAACTTCAAATTACCTTACTTACCGATGTTTTCACACTTTGAGGGTACTTGGGAGTGTAATGACAATTCATTGCGGGGGAAGAAGGGGCGTGtcgacaaaacaaaaacatgaagTAATCGCTAAGTTGGGCTCTTTCGCGCGACGCCTGACTTCCGCATAATTAAATAGTGATTAAGGCACCCGTTTTGTGTTCAGACTGGTGGATTGGGTGCGAAGGCATTCGTGAAGGGAAAAGTGAAGTTGCCTTCTTAAGTGAAGAACTAAATGCATGGTGTGAATACATTAATCATGTCAAGTTAACCTtggtataaaatgaaatagaTCTAAATGCCAAGACATACAGAAGACATTTGAAGGGCCAATATACCAATGACAAAGCACTGATGAAGTAAGTTACCCCTAAAATAACAAGAATATCATTAGAATGTCGTAATTGCGAAAATCTGTCCAGAAGAGTTGGTTGTTAGTTAGTTTTTATACTTTGAATTTCTCGATCGTCGTCACCCCTTTCACGCCAAAAATTTTATTCTTTCCGTCACCAGTGTTACCTACAAACTCCTAACATAATCTTCAGGGTATCACAATCCGAGCTCATAATTCTCTTTACCAGGTAACTCGGTGAATGATTCGCCCCCGCCTCACGCACAGCCGATGTTCGTTAaccttattaattaattacacctTCCGACAACACGGCCGATTTGACACCGTAACGTTACCTTTGATAAGGTCGACTCGTTGATTCACTTAATGACtttctgttatttttgtttatttttggagaCGTATTGTGTTTGATTTATTTAGGTCACTTGAAGATCCTTCAAATTTTCTAGTTTCAAACCTTGACATTCTTTTTGATTCaggatttgtatattttttgtgtatccGTCTGATATTGGAATGATGATAAACACAAATATATGGACTCATGATACACTGAAACTTTAAAAATACGTGAttgcataattattttgtactttacaCTACGCCAAGCAAAAATTAGTAAGTTCTAAACTACCACAAAACCATTATTAGCTTTTCCCACGGTCTCTCAAACAGTTACTCCACTAACAAAGGCTATTTACATGAAAAAACACCACAACAACATGTAAACCCCATCTATTAGCCGAGCGCCCTCAACTAGAGTGAGTACTCTCGACTGGAGGGCGTTCAAGACGCCATTGTTCCGCTGTCCGTAACGACTACTACTAATATTCGTAGCAAGTTATTGTGTTTTTGGAGATCAGCGTAATATTATGGCCAATTACACCGGTTACCGATAAAGGTATCAGGAACTTACTTATATGACGGGTAAAGTATAAGTCTTGGTTTCACAGGTCTcggatagcaatatctggcagaaatgATAAGCAGCatttatctggcagatagcattaactatcagataactaactggCACTTAATCGTAACTAGAGAAACCGAACCTTACTTTAGTTTTAGTCTCGTTAAAAAGCGAGTTTTTTAAAACGGGCTTTCC
Protein-coding regions in this window:
- the LOC124630287 gene encoding uncharacterized protein LOC124630287; this encodes MSVISHVLVLLVLCVALYKTDDLLLGSSANAQLGYQETVKLGSVPLKTRTKNVFYNSNNTKIIKAISAIDIDKSNTKPAVTAGGVGSSFVNVRFKSEKGVGLNYLVQIFV